In Anaerobacillus isosaccharinicus, one genomic interval encodes:
- a CDS encoding extracellular solute-binding protein, which yields MFKKSTILTLVLMLMLSLALVACGPQRDADPEPTPAEPGETTTDETTDADQPAKPESLTMWVNDEESQIQAYEEIAAKYEAERGITVVVTPFSMLDQVDALSLDGPAGLGPDLFFHPHDRVGSIHLQGLAAELEVTEEQLAGYPEGAVQALSYEGFQYGIPAVIETYGLFYNTDLIPEAPETMDELLEIAKGLTNSANDEYGFLMEATNFYFTYPFLAGPGGYVFGRDADGGYNIEDIGLGNEGAVQGGQLIQSWFADGLIPRGITGDIMNGLFREGKVGAVVTGPWSIPDYVADLGDKLKVTTLPTIDGNNLNSFSGVKGWFVSEYSENKYWATDLALFITNATNGEHYFNVAGEIPARTDVTIDDELRNGILAQAEFAEPMPNVPEMSQVWEPMADALEFISAGDDVAEVLQEAVDQIAEQIALTAGN from the coding sequence ATGTTTAAAAAGTCAACAATACTTACATTGGTACTAATGCTAATGCTTTCTTTAGCGCTAGTAGCTTGTGGACCTCAGCGTGATGCTGATCCAGAGCCGACTCCAGCAGAGCCGGGAGAAACTACTACTGATGAAACAACGGATGCAGATCAACCTGCTAAGCCAGAGAGCTTAACAATGTGGGTTAACGACGAGGAAAGTCAAATCCAGGCTTACGAAGAAATCGCTGCTAAGTATGAAGCTGAAAGAGGGATTACTGTTGTTGTCACTCCTTTCTCTATGTTAGATCAAGTTGATGCGCTTTCTCTAGATGGACCTGCTGGTCTTGGACCAGACCTTTTCTTCCATCCGCATGACAGAGTGGGTTCTATCCACTTACAAGGTCTTGCTGCTGAGTTAGAAGTAACAGAAGAGCAATTAGCTGGGTATCCTGAGGGAGCTGTTCAAGCTCTTAGCTATGAAGGTTTCCAATATGGAATCCCTGCAGTAATTGAAACTTATGGTTTATTCTACAATACTGATTTAATTCCAGAAGCTCCAGAAACAATGGATGAACTACTTGAAATTGCTAAAGGTTTAACAAATTCAGCAAATGATGAATATGGTTTCTTAATGGAAGCAACGAATTTCTACTTCACATACCCATTCTTAGCTGGTCCTGGTGGCTATGTATTTGGTCGTGATGCAGATGGTGGTTATAACATCGAAGATATCGGTTTAGGGAACGAAGGTGCTGTACAAGGTGGACAATTAATCCAATCTTGGTTTGCTGATGGACTTATCCCACGTGGTATTACAGGTGACATCATGAACGGACTATTTAGAGAAGGGAAAGTAGGAGCTGTAGTTACTGGTCCTTGGAGTATTCCTGACTATGTTGCAGATCTAGGTGATAAATTAAAAGTAACTACTTTACCAACAATCGATGGTAACAACTTAAACTCTTTCTCAGGTGTTAAAGGTTGGTTCGTTTCTGAATATAGTGAAAACAAATATTGGGCAACTGACTTAGCTTTATTCATCACAAATGCAACAAACGGTGAACATTACTTTAATGTTGCTGGTGAGATTCCAGCTCGTACTGATGTAACAATTGATGATGAGTTAAGAAATGGGATTTTAGCACAAGCTGAATTCGCTGAGCCAATGCCAAACGTACCTGAAATGTCTCAAGTTTGGGAACCAATGGCTGATGCATTAGAATTTATTTCAGCTGGTGATGATGTAGCTGAAGTTTTACAAGAGGCAGTAGATCAAATTGCAGAACAAATTGCATTAACTGCTGGTAACTAA
- a CDS encoding sugar ABC transporter permease, translating to MSSKNEQQNQENKKSNSHNPTLATLLSIIPGIGQLYNRRYIKGSILFILFAAFIIAFYDFINIGYWGLITLGEIPRIDDSRVLLSQGIISLILTAFALTFYVVNIIDARKDAKRIQEGWTIPSMKEAFRNAWDNGFPYLLIGPGLFLLVFVVIFPLLYMVFIAFTNYSLYNSPPRFLLSWVGFENFTALITMPIWRKTFFTVLSWTLIWTALATTLQIALAMFLAILVNDPRVKFKRLIRTVLILPWAVPAFVTIIIFTALFNDNFGAINRDIIIPLLGSGIPWLTDPFWTKTALIMIQTWLGFPFVFALFTGVLQSISSDWYEAADIDGANRWQKFTNITFPHLMFATAPLLIMQYAGNFNNFNIIYLFNQGGPAVRGQNAGGTDILISWVYKLTFETSNFNMAAAISIILGLIVATFAFFQFRKTKSFKEEGNY from the coding sequence ATGTCGTCTAAAAACGAACAGCAAAATCAAGAAAACAAGAAGTCTAACAGTCATAATCCGACTTTAGCTACCCTGTTATCCATCATACCAGGAATAGGACAGCTATATAACCGAAGATACATTAAAGGTTCAATCCTTTTTATTCTCTTTGCTGCTTTCATAATTGCCTTTTATGACTTTATAAATATCGGTTATTGGGGCTTAATTACATTAGGGGAAATTCCTCGAATTGATGACTCAAGGGTACTTTTAAGTCAGGGGATAATTTCACTCATTTTGACAGCCTTTGCTTTAACGTTCTATGTTGTAAATATCATTGACGCTCGTAAGGACGCAAAGAGAATACAAGAAGGTTGGACGATCCCATCAATGAAAGAGGCATTTCGTAATGCCTGGGATAATGGATTTCCGTACCTATTAATTGGACCAGGTCTTTTCCTATTAGTTTTCGTTGTAATTTTTCCATTACTTTATATGGTGTTTATTGCCTTTACAAACTATAGTCTCTACAACTCCCCACCAAGATTTCTATTGAGTTGGGTAGGGTTTGAGAATTTTACAGCCCTAATTACAATGCCAATTTGGCGCAAAACGTTTTTTACAGTTCTATCTTGGACTCTTATTTGGACAGCACTTGCAACAACACTACAAATTGCCTTAGCCATGTTCTTAGCAATTCTAGTAAATGATCCAAGGGTTAAATTCAAACGATTAATTCGTACTGTCTTAATATTACCTTGGGCAGTCCCAGCTTTCGTGACAATTATCATTTTTACAGCTTTATTTAATGATAATTTCGGGGCGATTAATCGAGATATCATTATCCCACTATTAGGTTCTGGAATACCATGGTTAACAGATCCATTTTGGACAAAAACAGCTTTAATTATGATTCAAACTTGGTTAGGCTTCCCATTTGTTTTTGCCTTATTTACTGGAGTACTTCAAAGTATTTCTTCAGACTGGTATGAAGCTGCTGATATTGATGGAGCAAACCGTTGGCAAAAGTTTACGAATATTACTTTTCCACATCTAATGTTTGCTACAGCACCACTTTTAATAATGCAATATGCTGGTAACTTCAACAACTTCAACATTATCTACTTATTTAACCAAGGGGGACCAGCTGTACGTGGTCAAAATGCCGGAGGAACAGATATTTTAATTTCTTGGGTTTACAAATTAACATTTGAAACGAGCAACTTTAATATGGCTGCTGCAATTTCAATTATTCTAGGTCTAATTGTTGCAACATTTGCCTTCTTCCAATTTAGAAAAACAAAGTCGTTTAAAGAGGAGGGGAACTACTAA
- a CDS encoding sugar ABC transporter permease, translating to MTKKTKNVLELTAIYAIIAVMFVVIFYPLLWAFGLSLNPGTSLYGAKMIPENWSFVHYEWLFFDPRSNYLTWYKNTLIVAFATSLASTFFVSLVAYAFSRYRFVGRKNGLYAFLLLQMFPGLMAMVALYIILNIVGLLDNLLGLILIYVGGSIPMNAFLVKGYFDTIPRELDESAKIDGAGHFRIFFQIMLPLAKPILAVVALFNFMAPFMDFILPRIILRSPDNFTLALGLFNFVNDQFANNFTRFAAGAMLVAIPIALIFLMLQRYLISGLTSGATKG from the coding sequence ATGACAAAAAAGACAAAAAACGTCCTAGAATTAACGGCTATCTATGCGATTATTGCAGTAATGTTTGTTGTTATTTTCTATCCACTTCTTTGGGCATTTGGACTTTCCTTAAATCCTGGTACTAGCCTTTATGGTGCAAAAATGATTCCAGAAAATTGGTCGTTTGTCCATTATGAATGGTTATTTTTTGATCCGAGAAGTAATTATCTAACATGGTACAAGAATACATTAATCGTTGCTTTTGCTACATCTCTTGCTTCAACGTTTTTCGTATCACTTGTCGCTTATGCATTTTCACGATACCGTTTCGTAGGTCGAAAAAATGGATTATATGCATTCTTACTACTCCAAATGTTTCCTGGACTTATGGCGATGGTTGCATTATACATCATCCTTAATATCGTTGGGCTTTTAGACAACTTACTAGGTTTAATTTTAATTTACGTTGGTGGGTCTATTCCAATGAACGCCTTCCTAGTAAAAGGCTATTTCGATACAATACCGAGAGAACTAGACGAAAGTGCAAAAATTGATGGAGCAGGTCATTTTAGGATCTTTTTCCAAATTATGCTTCCGCTTGCAAAACCAATTCTTGCTGTAGTAGCGCTATTTAATTTCATGGCACCATTTATGGACTTTATCTTACCGAGGATCATACTGAGGAGTCCTGACAATTTTACGTTAGCACTTGGATTGTTTAATTTCGTAAATGATCAATTTGCTAACAACTTTACGCGGTTCGCTGCTGGAGCAATGTTAGTTGCAATTCCAATTGCGCTCATTTTCTTAATGTTACAACGTTATTTAATATCTGGTTTAACATCAGGAGCAACAAAGGGATAA
- a CDS encoding helix-turn-helix transcriptional regulator: MDIISFEVPPFPTYINGGEDCFRKGKKHMKRNFSVFDILLVKKGVIYMCENDVKYDVVEGNYLILTPGLEHFSYKPCSVDTYYYWLHFNIEGTYQLKKMSEINWGMIVKQERTYTEPARHTLHLPRFGQIVNKEFIYQELDKLLIINETNRPEKRLMEQIIFQQLILQLQSDSIRIPTSAELVTKQTINYIQQHYKQETLKMTDISKELLFHADYITRCMQKTVGVTPIQYLTSYRLQVAKQFLSTTNEKLESISKQVGIHDSTYFSRVFKKVEGISPIEYRRLANREGK; the protein is encoded by the coding sequence TTGGATATTATATCTTTTGAGGTGCCCCCATTTCCTACATATATTAATGGGGGAGAAGATTGCTTTAGAAAAGGAAAGAAGCATATGAAACGAAATTTTTCAGTCTTTGACATTTTACTAGTAAAAAAAGGTGTCATTTATATGTGTGAAAATGACGTTAAATATGATGTGGTTGAAGGGAATTACTTAATTCTAACTCCGGGCTTAGAACATTTTAGTTATAAACCATGTAGTGTAGATACCTATTATTATTGGCTTCATTTTAATATCGAGGGTACATATCAATTAAAGAAAATGAGTGAGATAAATTGGGGAATGATCGTTAAACAAGAGCGAACATATACTGAACCCGCAAGGCATACGCTTCATCTTCCTAGATTTGGTCAGATTGTGAATAAGGAATTCATTTACCAGGAATTAGACAAACTTTTAATAATTAATGAAACAAACAGACCAGAAAAAAGATTAATGGAACAGATTATCTTTCAACAATTAATTCTTCAACTTCAATCAGATTCAATTAGAATTCCCACTAGCGCTGAACTAGTAACAAAACAAACAATTAATTATATTCAACAACATTATAAACAGGAAACGTTAAAAATGACTGATATATCAAAGGAGCTATTATTCCACGCTGATTATATTACACGTTGCATGCAAAAAACTGTAGGTGTAACACCAATACAGTATTTAACTTCATACCGGCTCCAAGTTGCTAAACAATTTTTGTCTACCACAAATGAAAAGTTAGAATCGATTTCAAAACAAGTCGGTATTCACGATAGCACCTATTTTTCAAGAGTATTTAAAAAAGTAGAGGGGATATCTCCAATTGAATATCGAAGGCTCGCAAATCGAGAAGGAAAATAA
- a CDS encoding methyl-accepting chemotaxis protein: MKENRSKVKVIHKLFLLIFLLIFVIVGSGGFIYFFNAKVTSQFHDVKKIDSVQEDYHLYINLMNSIAITNYQLITTGYSKANVATVNEKLVEANEQFVKISPYFQSKDDLSNYLPRLEEVLISYNDIAETYFSKMFVGEELERIKTRIAPVVSRNEQTTANVHKRIIAYFNEEKLASEHEFFTTLEQSNATLLTSIVITIAFSLISVILFGRNINNGVSTIVKRIEAFKRGDYLYREKSTRKDEFGYIDFSLVELGENVYHTISKNEEIADQVLKSTKELMVYSQNNVATSTTIKHFIRDIHSQVAGQVDHTNAVSSVTEEVSASTDEIAVAAEIIQTNMERMNQEANDGMLVVSKLNHSVNEVSKEMDGLIPVVNAVVERLDHISKFLTGIDEITSQTNLLALNASIEAARAGEKGKGFAVVANEIRKLSTQTNDFSQKTKNVILLIQEDTSNVAEKFQAFHKLFSEAESVANSITVTFNEISTNTSNLNKQNAEITTAIEGISGGINEVAHSICGLAETTSTLSSQTETILQDISIQDLNTIEMDELVQRLQATANDLMVTIALLSNEKSSNRDKNM, translated from the coding sequence ATGAAAGAAAACCGTAGTAAAGTAAAAGTCATACATAAGTTATTTTTATTAATTTTTCTTCTAATATTTGTAATTGTCGGTTCAGGTGGCTTTATTTATTTTTTTAATGCAAAGGTGACGAGCCAATTTCATGATGTGAAAAAAATTGATAGCGTACAAGAAGATTATCATCTTTATATTAACTTAATGAACTCCATCGCTATCACTAACTATCAGCTAATTACAACTGGTTATTCCAAAGCAAATGTAGCAACAGTTAATGAAAAATTAGTAGAAGCAAATGAACAATTTGTAAAGATTTCCCCGTACTTCCAAAGTAAAGACGACCTTTCTAACTACCTTCCTCGGTTAGAAGAAGTTCTCATTTCTTATAATGACATTGCTGAGACTTATTTTTCTAAAATGTTCGTTGGAGAAGAACTTGAAAGGATAAAAACGAGAATAGCGCCTGTTGTCTCTAGAAACGAACAAACCACTGCAAATGTACATAAAAGAATTATTGCTTATTTTAATGAAGAAAAACTCGCATCTGAACATGAATTTTTCACTACATTAGAACAAAGTAATGCGACTTTGCTAACAAGCATTGTTATCACCATAGCATTTTCACTTATATCGGTAATTCTTTTTGGAAGAAATATTAATAATGGTGTCAGTACAATCGTGAAAAGGATTGAAGCCTTTAAACGAGGAGATTATTTATACAGAGAAAAATCAACCCGTAAAGATGAATTTGGTTATATTGATTTTTCCCTAGTAGAGCTGGGGGAAAATGTTTATCATACGATTTCAAAAAATGAGGAGATTGCAGACCAAGTATTAAAGTCTACTAAGGAATTGATGGTCTACTCTCAAAATAATGTTGCAACATCAACGACTATTAAGCATTTTATTCGTGATATTCATTCACAAGTAGCTGGGCAAGTCGATCATACAAATGCAGTCTCTTCTGTTACTGAAGAAGTTTCGGCAAGTACAGATGAAATAGCAGTTGCTGCAGAAATTATCCAAACAAATATGGAACGCATGAATCAAGAGGCAAACGATGGCATGCTAGTCGTTTCGAAATTAAATCATTCGGTAAATGAAGTTTCAAAAGAAATGGATGGCCTTATTCCCGTTGTGAATGCAGTTGTGGAAAGGTTAGACCATATTTCGAAGTTTTTAACCGGAATTGATGAGATTACAAGCCAAACAAATTTACTTGCTTTAAATGCTTCAATTGAAGCAGCTCGTGCTGGTGAAAAAGGAAAAGGTTTTGCTGTAGTTGCGAATGAAATCAGAAAACTTTCAACACAGACAAATGATTTTTCACAAAAAACAAAAAACGTTATACTATTGATTCAAGAAGACACAAGTAATGTAGCAGAGAAATTTCAAGCGTTTCATAAACTCTTTTCTGAAGCTGAAAGTGTGGCCAATTCTATAACGGTTACCTTTAATGAAATCTCCACAAATACAAGTAACTTGAATAAACAAAATGCTGAAATAACAACTGCTATCGAAGGGATTTCTGGCGGGATTAATGAAGTGGCTCATTCAATTTGTGGACTTGCGGAAACAACATCGACTTTGTCGTCTCAAACAGAGACTATCCTGCAAGATATTTCAATTCAAGATCTTAATACAATTGAAATGGACGAATTAGTGCAACGACTGCAAGCTACTGCAAACGACTTAATGGTGACGATTGCACTCTTGAGTAATGAAAAGAGTAGTAATCGTGACAAAAATATGTAA
- a CDS encoding MATE family efflux transporter, giving the protein MKNTKDNKKAVKLTLFALTWPIFIEIFLHMLMGNADTLMLSQYDDNAVASVGVANQLLNVIIVMFGFIATGTSILIAQYIGAKQEQDANKISVVSIAANLLFGLLLSFILFIFAPSILKAMNLPPELMESSLLYLRIVGGFAFIQALIMTIAAIVRSHGFTKDAMYVTVGMNLLNVIGNYFVIFGPFGFPVLGVTGVAISTTISRFIGLIAMFMILHYRIKGSLPFSFLKTFPKQEIKKLLKIGIPSAGEHLSYNTSQVAITYFIASMGTIALTTKVYTQNLMMFILLFSIAIGQGTQILIGQYVGAEKLDEAYKRCLKSLKIAILVSLGMAILFSFFSKPLLGIFTDNPEIITLGSILILLTIILEPGRAFNLVVINSLRAAGDVKFPVYIGILSMWGVAVTLSYLLGIVFGLGLIGVWIAFIVDEWLRGLLMLRRWKSKKWKKMSFVQKETEAS; this is encoded by the coding sequence GTGAAAAATACGAAAGATAATAAAAAAGCTGTAAAATTAACGCTTTTTGCGTTAACTTGGCCTATATTCATTGAAATCTTTCTACACATGTTAATGGGAAATGCTGACACTCTCATGCTTAGCCAATATGATGATAATGCAGTTGCCTCAGTGGGTGTAGCTAATCAACTTCTAAATGTAATCATCGTTATGTTCGGTTTTATTGCGACTGGTACTAGTATTTTAATAGCCCAGTATATTGGAGCGAAACAAGAACAAGATGCGAATAAAATATCCGTTGTTTCAATAGCTGCAAACTTGCTGTTTGGATTATTGTTAAGCTTCATTTTATTCATATTCGCACCATCAATATTAAAAGCAATGAACCTACCTCCTGAATTAATGGAATCTTCACTGCTATATTTACGGATTGTTGGTGGATTTGCCTTTATTCAAGCATTAATTATGACGATTGCTGCCATCGTTCGTAGCCATGGCTTTACAAAAGACGCGATGTACGTAACAGTTGGAATGAATTTACTTAATGTGATCGGAAACTACTTTGTTATCTTTGGACCTTTTGGGTTTCCAGTTTTAGGTGTAACTGGTGTTGCCATTTCAACGACAATTAGTCGTTTTATTGGTTTAATTGCCATGTTTATGATCCTACATTATCGAATTAAAGGCAGTTTACCATTTTCATTCTTAAAGACATTTCCAAAACAAGAAATTAAAAAGCTTTTAAAAATAGGGATTCCATCGGCTGGAGAACATTTATCCTACAATACTTCACAAGTTGCGATTACTTATTTCATTGCATCAATGGGGACAATTGCTTTAACTACAAAAGTTTACACGCAAAATTTAATGATGTTTATTTTACTTTTCTCTATCGCTATCGGCCAAGGAACACAAATATTGATAGGTCAATACGTAGGGGCAGAAAAATTAGATGAAGCTTACAAACGTTGCTTAAAAAGCTTGAAAATTGCAATACTAGTTTCGTTAGGAATGGCTATACTATTCTCATTTTTTAGCAAACCATTACTTGGAATTTTTACTGATAACCCTGAAATTATTACACTTGGAAGTATCCTTATACTGTTAACAATTATTCTTGAACCTGGTAGGGCCTTCAACCTTGTCGTCATTAACTCTCTCCGTGCGGCTGGAGATGTTAAATTTCCTGTGTATATTGGGATTTTATCAATGTGGGGGGTAGCTGTTACATTGTCCTATCTTCTTGGAATTGTTTTCGGATTAGGTTTAATCGGTGTTTGGATTGCCTTTATTGTTGATGAATGGCTGAGAGGCTTGTTAATGCTTAGAAGATGGAAATCAAAAAAGTGGAAAAAAATGTCCTTTGTTCAAAAAGAGACAGAAGCTTCTTAA